The Brassica napus cultivar Da-Ae chromosome C7, Da-Ae, whole genome shotgun sequence genome has a segment encoding these proteins:
- the LOC106383662 gene encoding zinc finger CCCH domain-containing protein 4-like, with product MRPIGTSSLPEANEAGKKDPKECNHVHDNKKSHGKGRSRFKGRGRDSYGRQGNHNNRGRGSSCGRGNYGRGRESLKNKNPEAHMVYDTVYDADDDSDLERDDLLDFETSDCLKE from the exons atgagacccaTCGGAACATCATCATTACCAGAAGCCAATGAGGCTGGaaagaaagatcccaaagaaTGCAACCACGTCCATGATAATAAGAAGTCACACGGCAAAGGTCGAAGTAGATTCAAGGGACGTGGCCGTGACAGCTATGGCCGgcaaggaaaccacaataaccgtggtcgtggttccagctGTGGCCGAGGCAAttatggccgtggtcgag AGAGCcttaagaacaagaacccaGAAGCCCATATGGTTTATGATACCGTgtatgatgctgatgatgattcCGACCTTGAAAGGGACGACCTCTTGgattttgagacttctgattgtctcaaagaATAA